The genomic region TGGACATGTCTCTCTCCATAGGCGTGACCAGGCCGTAGATTGATGGTGCGTAGCCTTGGGCTATTAGCTTTCCTGACCAGACAATCGCCAATCGCTTTTGTCCGATTGTACTCATTCGACTTGTCGTCGGGTGACCAAAGAGGATAAGTCTCGTCAGCATTTGTATGAGGCGGGTTGGCATACACGTCCACGCTAGAAGTAAAGACGAATGCCTGAACAGCATCGCATTCGGAGGCTGCCGTAAGCAGGACTTCAGTACCCTTGACGTTTGTCGCGTAAAATTCGCCTTCACGGCTCATAGGCAACGCTGCGAATGGAGAAGCGCAGTGAAAAATGACAGTAGGTCGAATCTCGTTGATTACGCCTCGCACAAATTCACCAGCAGAGATATCTCCCTTAACGTATGACACATTTTCGTGTCGGTTTCTGGATATGTCGCGGTCCAGAACGTAAACCTCACCGCTTTCGTCATCTTGCATTAGCTGGCGAACGAGATGGAAGCCGAGGAACCCGCAACCACCAACGATAAGGCTGGAGCTGATGATGGGTGTCGAGATCTTTCTTATGTCAGACATCATTCAGATTCTGTTGGTAGGAGTGGTAGGCTGTAGAGAGAATGGTGTTGTATTCTGGGTTGGGCGATCATCTTCAGTGGTTGTGCGGCGGCTGCTTACTCCGACGGATCCGTTGTTACATCGCTCTCTAGCGAATCTCTGCCAATCTCCGACGGATCTGAGACATCCGACGGACCATGTAAAAGGGCATCAATTCGTCTCTGGGTAAACGATATGACATTTTTGGTGTCCGTTGCTTCTCCTCCGTTGGCTCGAGAATCTTTCCCAATCGTCGACTCCCGCTCCTCGAGCAATGAAACTTGATCAGTGCCAAGCCGATATGTGAGGATAAAGTAGTCGCGATTGGTATGCAAACACCGTCCGATCGGTGACGCCAATATGCACTCGGAGCCAGTCTCTGGGGGTTATTTTCAGCACCTGGACTCCCCCTAAAATCCTCTTATAAAGTCTAGACTCCCAGTGGCTATATCAAGGAGCGTTCAATAGGAAAACCCGTCTACATATCTCTTGCAATTCCCACATTTCTTGAAACTactccttcttgtcttggaCGAAGAATATTAGTAAGGAGCTTCAACATGGAGAGTCCGTGAGTTGCCTTCTTTATTGCCCGGACCATGCTATGCTCCTTTTTGATAATTGTAGAATGTAATCAGGCTCTAGCCAAAAGATGGCCTCGCCAGGTTGAGATCGCTCTGCAGGGTGGATTCTTGATTTTCTtgatttttattattatacccGGGTCCTCCGCGGCCCTTGGAGAAATAGAAGCCGTCATGCGGGAACCAGGTCCGACTTTCTCTTCACTTTGAGAACCTTTTAGATCTAATTTTAGCATAGGAGCTGTCTCAGCAAGTTCCCAATCTCCTGAATCTAAGATCATGTTATTGACAGCAGATCCTTACAGGCCGCCATCGCGGCGCAAATTGCAATCACTGGCTTTTCTCTCGAGTCGGTGGCCATGGCACATTGGACAGCGTCTGCCCTTCTCGTTGCCAGTCTTATCTTTGGAGTCATCACTGTATCTGACAAGTCCATTTCCCAAAACTTTCCGAGCCGTGGGCCATCTGTTGTGGCTGCCATAATCTTATCAACTCCCTCTGCGCTATTGGGCTTTTCGTTAAATGCTTTCCTTATAGGATTTGGCGCATACCTAGGACGTGAATATACAGATAGTGGTTCCTGGATATGAAAAGTCCGGCTCGCTGGGGATACTGATCACTAGCATTGCAGAAGGTATAGAGTCCTAGGCTCAAAAGGTAGCTAGCATGAATATAATTCCCGAGAAACCACATTCACAACATCTCccctgtcttcttcttctacccGTCCTTCGCGTTTTAATAATACGGGCCACATTCTGTGCGTTGGCTGGCTCTCTTATCTTACGTTGAAAAGTTGACCCGAGAAGTATGGAGAGCCACTTATCTCTGATCTCTGATTCGTCGACTCGTATGGGCATGTCTGGAATCTGACATCGTTGCATCAGATCAGGCTTAGTGTAGGATCCTTTCCAATAAGGACGGGTATGACATCCAAAAGGCAGGGCTGCTTTTCCAACTCATCCATCCTCTCATCTGCAAAGTCTTTCAATCCAAGACCAAATCTCGTATGGGCATCTTCCGTCAATATGACTCGTGTAAAACCAGGACAAAGACAGCGTGCTAGAGCGCCGAAAGTACGGACTGGCTGTGGCACTTGCAAGTGAGTTCATTCTAACTCGCTTGCAAACGAGTGTGCATAAGGAGACTAACGAACTGCAGGAGTACGTACTGTCTTCTAATTCCGATTCGCGTGTTTGTTGTTCTAACTGAAGTAGTCCGCAGGGTCAAATGTGACGAAGCTCGTCCAGCCTGTACGAGATGTATGTCCTCCTGCCTGAATCGCGACAAGGATCTGCGACTGACTGGTTTATTCCAGGTACATCCACTGGTCGGAAATGTGATGGTTATCAGACCGATACACCTAGCCCCCCAGctgcctcatcctcatcggctGTGTCCTCCCCAACCTCTGTCGTCTCCACATATAGCACTCAACCTGAGGCACGATCATTCCAGTTCTTCATCGAAAAAACCCTGGTAAACTTCCAGACCTTTTTCGAAGATGATCTTTGGAATAGAAGAGTTCTCCAAGTAGCTCAGTCCACAGACTGTATAAGACATGCTATCGTCGCCTTGGCCTATTATCATGAGCTCTATCTTACTCATGAACAGTGGCGGAGTCTTGAGTCTGTTTCGGCACTGAAACACTACAATCTTGCTATCAAGGAACTTCTCAACCCATCACCTAACACTTCATCACAAGCCCACATCCTTGTGCTCTCATGTTTGATTTTCATCTGCATTGAGGTAACTTATTTCCTACTgctatacttaatatatgCTGACccatctcaagcttcttcatggaAAGACTGACTCTACCATTGGCCTATTCCGCTATGGCTGTGCCATGATCCGGCAGTTCAGAAGAACTTTCTCGATCAACAGAAGCCACGGCTCACGCACGAAGTCTGACGTCGAAGCGACCTTCAGTCTTGCAGATGCCTGCTTCAGACGTATTGCGGTACAACTCCTTATGGTATGTCCTCACCATATGTGCTTCCAAACCTTGAACCTCCACTAACTTCTTAAGCTCATGGGGGATGTTGATGTAGGTATTTGGTCATCATACCATGAGACCTTCAGCAATACACCTCCGCCTCCTGAAACTTCATTTTCATCCCTTTCTGACGCAAGAGAAGCCATTCTGGAGCTCCTTGTTGAGCAAGCCAGTCCTGGTCTGAAGGGAAAGCCAATATACGAAACAGTCTCACACGCTACAAAGGTCGAGCAGTGGGGCCAGTCGTTTGATAGTCTGTTGACTGAGCTTAAGAACGGTCACAAAAGTTTGAGTATTGGTGAACAACGAGCAATCGCCCTGCTACAGCTTCATCGAAAGTACCTGGAGATTAATGTTGCGAAGTACCTGCACGGTCAAGGTAACCCTTGCTTTTGGGATCGTTTCACGGCCGAATTTGACGAGATTGTCAACTGCGCAGCCACGGCAGCTGGGCTTGACGAGAGCTACACCCAAAAAAACTGGGCCAAAGACTCTCCCTCCGAGGCATACTTTCATGTCGATCTTGGGTATACGTCAGTTCTAGTCTCAGTCATAGCACGATGTCGCGACCCGTCTGTTCGAAGAAGGGCCATCGCAGTCATGCTAGCAGAACGTGTACAAGAAGGAGTGTTCAATGGAACCCAGTCAGCCAGAGTAGGGGCGAGAGTGATGGAACTTGAAGAGGCCAGGAGTGGGAGAGAAGTAAGACGTAGTAGTGATATACCGGAAACCGCGAGAGTGAGGACTATTCGTGTGCATTTGCTAGGGCCTGAAAATaagaaggtgaagatggtgtATGGGTTTGACCGGGGATATTGGGAGGAGGTTAGAGAGATGGCTGAATAGACGCTTGAACAAAGCTAAATATCAAGACCTGGACATCAAAAGACTGCGATAAGAGTTGAGCCTGTTGAGGAGGTCAACAACAGATGAATGTCCAATGGCTTAGGAGCAATTATCGTTTGTGGTTGGGGGAAAGAGAAGCGAGTACGAAAATAAGCACAGTGGTGTCCAATCAGACGAGTTTATGGATGATTCATCTTGAAATGGTCCGTTTCTGGTTAGTGCAATCTCTACCGGGGCCATTCAGAGACCTGCCAGCAAATCACATCTCTCCTTCAGAATCACTCATCTGCAGCTCCAGAGTCATAAATGATGAGGCTATCCTCGATAAAGAAGTCGACTCATCTCGATtcaccaacttcatcaaTATAACAACCGCATCAAACCCGCCATTCtcttcgacttcatcatcattcactccaacttcttcaacgcCTTACACATGAGTGTAACATCAACTCTCCTACCAACTTCTCAACTACAACTTCAGCAATGATCAAATTCACAATCCCCAAGTGCGCTACAGGCCTGCGCGAAATCGATCCTTCACTATTAGATCTCCGCCCCGAATCTGAAATCATCGCTCAGCTCCAAGCATATCAACCCATCACCTCGGAGAAGAATGTCTGGGCAGTATGGGACAAAGGCTTCTACGCCATGTACCCCAGCCATCAACAGACAGTGATCAACTGGGTCAGACGCCTCGGTCCTTCTTGGACCGTCCGTCTGGTAGACTTCGTCGAAGGCTCGCCTAACAACATTTTCAAGTATGTTGGCAAAGAGTGGTTTCCAGAAACCTTTGTCAATAAAACCATGGATGGAAAACATGCACCTCAACATGCAGCGGACCTTGCTCGCTTGCCTCTTATTTACGAACATGGAGGAGTTTGGATGGACGTTAGCAATATGCTGCATATCCATCTTGACACGCTGTTCTGGGATCACATTTCATCACCCGATACGCCTTATGAAATGGCCGCCTGGATTATCACAGGGCAAATTAGAGCCAAATGGGGTGACTTTGGCAATTTCATGCTCGCTGCTCGCAAGAACTGCGAGTTTATCAAGAACTGGCACAAAGGGTACAAAGAGCTCTGGAAGGGCCGAACCAATGTCGATGGATTTCACAAGCATCCTCTCATCGCTGAGATCGGTCTCGCTGAAGGCCTTGCAAAtcctgaggatgagaatCAGATCTACTTCATGACAGACTATGTCTCTCAGATGGTCATTGGTGACCGCACCCGCAACCTTGTCGATTACACCACCGGCTTCGACGGTCGTGAATtctgggagaagaaggtcttcATGGTAGAGGGCATCGAAAACGGTATTCTCGGTGCTCTCAAGACCAACCTCGATGGTCAAAAGCAAGCCGACTATTTCCTCACCCGCCTTGATGAGCCCGATCTCGACAAGAGAAGTGAAGCCGAAGCGTTTATGGTGGAGATGCTCGAGAAGAGTCACATGTACAAGATGTATCACAACTCAATGGGTGATCGTCCAGCTTTAGGCGATCTTGTCAAAAAGAAGGAGAATCACGATATCACACATCGTCCTGGGACTTTTGGCGAGTTGTATCGATACGGAACTGTGCATTGGGAACCAACCAGAGAGGTTGTGAGATTGGTGCCACAGAGAAATGGAGACGAAATTATCAAGGGTACTCCTACGAAAACTGCTGCTCAATTCAGCATTAGTATACTAGAGAGGCAAAGACTCCACGACATGGACGGATTATATACGGCTTATTAGAATAAAACGGTGCTATGTTGCTAAACCTTACTTTCGAGTTATGTTTTGCGATACTTTTATAGTCATATCTACATATTTTCcagttactatatataccAATACCTCTAACCTTTCATCAAACTTTGAGTTTTTGGGGAGGTGCAGTCTTCCATATCTAGTCCGCCGTCAGGATCCAGTAACAAAAACACCAGAAAGTAACTTACATAGATTTCTATCCCAGTAGCATTAATGAGAAAACCTAGCCAGCCTCCGACAGCATAGCCAACTCTCAGAGCAGCCGTGATACCAGGCAAGTCATTCAAATCCCAATTTGTCGTCACAAGCGCTTCTTGCAGCGGGTTCTCGCCTGAGATGTATGCTGCACAACTTGGATATGGGTTCTGCCTCGTTCCAGGGAAGCTTTCGTGTAGATACTCGATAACTGTGCATGGCATGCTCATGGTAGTCGACCTAGAAGGGTGGCCTATAACGTGAGCTAGTGATACCAGAATGAATCTCATGGTGATGATTGATGTTGCCTTTTGCAAGTCAGTAACGTTAGGTCTTTAGTTGGCGAGGTGCTCACCCAAAACCAGGCCCTCAGCATCCAAGCACGGTGCTTCTCGATCTCTCTGTACTTGATACTGACATAGCCCTTCACCGCTGCGGTAGTAACCAGCGTCGCAAGAGTCCACGTTCCTATCCTATTCGACAATATCCCTCCCATGGCTTCACTCTCAATGATCAATGCTGCCACTGTTCCCAATGCCGAAAGTACCAGAACGACATATCCATTCAATCGGTGAAACTTGATATACTTCGGTCTTCGAAGAGCCGGTATGAATTGGAAACACACCAGAGCACCCGCGGGTAAGAACGTCACCAGGTGTAACAGTATGCCAGACCGCATAAGGCCTGGTTTCTGGAAAACATAACATTCTCCAGGAACAGACCACGGATTTCCTTTTGCGC from Fusarium fujikuroi IMI 58289 draft genome, chromosome FFUJ_chr04 harbors:
- a CDS encoding uncharacterized protein (reviewed:yes 1); its protein translation is MTRVKPGQRQRARAPKTSVHKETNELQEVKCDEARPACTRCTSTGRKCDGYQTDTPSPPAASSSSAVSSPTSVVSTYSTQPEARSFQFFIEKTLVNFQTFFEDDLWNRRVLQVAQSTDCIRHAIVALAYYHELYLTHEQWRSLESVSALKHYNLAIKELLNPSPNTSSQAHILVLSCLIFICIELLHGKTDSTIGLFRYGCAMIRQFRRTFSINRSHGSRTKSDVEATFSLADACFRRIAVQLLMLMGDVDVGIWSSYHETFSNTPPPPETSFSSLSDAREAILELLVEQASPGLKGKPIYETVSHATKVEQWGQSFDSLLTELKNGHKSLSIGEQRAIALLQLHRKYLEINVAKYLHGQGNPCFWDRFTAEFDEIVNCAATAAGLDESYTQKNWAKDSPSEAYFHVDLGYTSVLVSVIARCRDPSVRRRAIAVMLAERVQEGVFNGTQSARVGARVMELEEARSGREVRRSSDIPETARVRTIRVHLLGPENKKVKMVYGFDRGYWEEVREMAE
- a CDS encoding related to capsule polysaccharide biosynthesis protein gives rise to the protein MIKFTIPKCATGLREIDPSLLDLRPESEIIAQLQAYQPITSEKNVWAVWDKGFYAMYPSHQQTVINWVRRLGPSWTVRLVDFVEGSPNNIFKYVGKEWFPETFVNKTMDGKHAPQHAADLARLPLIYEHGGVWMDVSNMLHIHLDTLFWDHISSPDTPYEMAAWIITGQIRAKWGDFGNFMLAARKNCEFIKNWHKGYKELWKGRTNVDGFHKHPLIAEIGLAEGLANPEDENQIYFMTDYVSQMVIGDRTRNLVDYTTGFDGREFWEKKVFMVEGIENGILGALKTNLDGQKQADYFLTRLDEPDLDKRSEAEAFMVEMLEKSHMYKMYHNSMGDRPALGDLVKKKENHDITHRPGTFGELYRYGTVHWEPTREVVRLVPQRNGDEIIKGTPTKTAAQFSISILERQRLHDMDGLYTAY